Genomic DNA from Haloarcula marina:
GTACGCCGTCAGCGTCACGCCCGCGAGGCGGCGGGGCACGAGACCGAACAGTCGACTCGCGACGCGCACGTCCTGGAAATCCGCGACGTAGAGGATGCCGACGACCATCACGACGGCCGTCGCCAGCGTCCCGAGGAGATACAGGGGGTGCTGTGCGATGTAGCGCCCGGCGTCGATGGTGCCGCTCTCGACGGCCATCGGGATGCCGAACAGGAGCGACCCCAGCGCCGCTTCGGCGAGGTCCTCGCGGTCGAAGCCCCACACGACGCGGCCGAAGACGACGGGGTCGTCGTCCTGGGCCTCGGTGGCCGCACGCATCGCCTCGCGGACCTGTTTTCGCTCTTCGGGCGAGTCGACGAGGTCCGCTAACTCCTCCAGTTCGTCGAACAACTCGCTGATGCCGCTGCCGTCGGCTTCGGTGTGGTCGTCGCCGTTCATCAGTTATCGCGGTCCGGACTGCGGCCAGTGAGCGTCGGGTTCAGGTCGCTCGGTTCGTCGGGCCGACCGTTCGTCCAGACGTAGAAGCCCTCACCGGTCGACGCGCCGAGGCGACCGGCGTCGACGGCCCGACGGAGCAGGTCCGGCGGGTCGAACTGCGGACCGAGGCGGGACGAAAGGACTGCCAGTGAGTCCAATACCGCGTCGAGGCCGAGTTCGTCCGCCCGCGCCAGCGGGCCGCCCCGGTCCGCGCCGCGCGTCGCGACGCGGTCGATGTCGGGGATGCTCGCCACCTCGGCCTCGACCATCCGTATCGCCTCCGCGACGGCCGCGAGTTCGAGGCGCGCGCCAGCGAATCCGGGACCGTCGCCGACGATAACCGGCACGCAGTCGAGTCCGCGGACGAACGCCGTCGCTCGGTCGCGGGCGTTCGTCGTCGTCTGCTCGGCCAGTACCACT
This window encodes:
- a CDS encoding 3-hydroxyacyl-CoA dehydrogenase family protein, giving the protein MNVAVLGVGGRGRDLTRRCVRAGHEVRLYANDANAVMDAVDTVDQTLDVPVTDYVTGTTDLHSAVDGAALVADATDGDTGRRRELLAEVETAIGDETLVATGDATVSVTAVAAGLQTPGRAVGINFLDSTDPPLVEVVLAEQTTTNARDRATAFVRGLDCVPVIVGDGPGFAGARLELAAVAEAIRMVEAEVASIPDIDRVATRGADRGGPLARADELGLDAVLDSLAVLSSRLGPQFDPPDLLRRAVDAGRLGASTGEGFYVWTNGRPDEPSDLNPTLTGRSPDRDN
- a CDS encoding TIGR02587 family membrane protein, yielding MNGDDHTEADGSGISELFDELEELADLVDSPEERKQVREAMRAATEAQDDDPVVFGRVVWGFDREDLAEAALGSLLFGIPMAVESGTIDAGRYIAQHPLYLLGTLATAVVMVVGILYVADFQDVRVASRLFGLVPRRLAGVTLTAYVVSVALLTGWGVVAWPVTDPAVLWQSFCVCSVAFVPMAIGAALGDILPGS